The genomic region GCTCGGCCGGGGACAGCGGCTTGACGGCCGAGATCTGGTCGACGAACAGCCGGTAGCCCTTGTCCGTGGGGATTCTGCCGGCACTCGTGTGCGGTGCCGTGATGAGGCCTTCGTCTTCCAGCGCCGCCATGTCGTTGCGGATCGTGGCACTGGAAACTCCGAGATGGTGCCGTTCGACGAGCGCTTTGGAACCAACGGGCTCACGGGAATGGACATAGTCCTCCACGATGGCCCGCAACACTTCGAGTTTGCGCGGTTCGCTCACGCTCCACCTCCAATCGACGGTCACGCAGTCGGTACCGCCCGCAGCGTCCGGTTCGCGTCCACGATGTGGTGCAGGGGCGGTCCGCGACTGGACAGGGGTTAGCACTCGACATGCCTAAGTGCTAACCAGTCTAATATGAGTCGCCGCGTTGTTAGCATTGGATTCGCTCCAGGCGTGGCCCGCGGGATCGAGTTTCCCGTCACGTCGGCGCTGAGACCGTGGCAGCCCGTGCCGTGGCCGCCCCATGCGGTCCGGTTCCGGCTCGCGGAGAGTTCCACTGTCCGTCGTTCATTCCAAGAGCAAAGTAAGCGTGTAGAGATGTCGTACCAGAACTGGGGACCCCAGAACCTGTCCGCCCCCGCCAAGACGCAGCTGCCGGAAGTTCCCGTGGAACGCGGGATGGTTCTCGAGGAGGTCCAGTCCGGCTGGGTGGGCGCCGTGACCCGGGTGGAGAAGTCAGGCGGCATGCACGTGGTGGCGTTGGAGGACCGGCGGGGCAAGTCCCGGTCCTTCCGCCTCGGCTTCGGCTTCCTTTTGGAGGGGCAGCCGATCCGGCTGATGCCTCCGGTCCCGAAGAAGGCCGCTCCCGCCGCCGGTGCCGGCCGCACGGCGTCGGGCTCGGTCCGGGTGGCGGGACAGCGCGCACAGGTGGCCAGGGCCAGCCGCATCTGGGTGGAAGGCAAGCACGACGCCGAGCTCGTCGAGAAGGTCTGGGGCGACGACCTCCGGGTGGAGGGCATCGTCGTCGAACCCCTGCACGGCATTGACGACCTTGCCGCGGCCGTGGCGGAGTTCGGTCCCGGCCCGGGCCGCCGGCTCGGCGTGCTCGTTGACCACCTGGTGCCCGACTCCAAGGAGTCGCGGATCGCCGACGCCGTCATGGCCTCGCCGGGCGCCGCCGGCAACGTGCTCATTGTGGGCCACCCTTACGTGGACGTGTGGCAGGCCATCCGTCCCGCGGTCCTGGGGATCGAGCGATGGCCCGTGATCCCCCGCGGCGTGGACTGGAAGACGGGCATCCTGACGGCGTTCGGCTGGCCTCACTCCACGAAGGAGGACATCGGCCTCGGCTGGCAGAAACTCCTGGGGGCCGTGCACAGCTATGCGGATCTGGAGGCATCCCTGCTCGGCCGGGTGGAAGAGGTCATTGACTTCCTCACCGTGCCGTAGCCTGGTGGCGGCGCGCCCCTGATCTCCATTTAGGCGCCCGAGCAAGTATTCTTGAAACGGCGGCCGCGCCCCCAGCGCAGTCCCGGCTATTCCAGGCACGAACCCCGGCAGCAACGCATCACCGCAATCCAAAGGACTACACCGTGGCAGATAACGCACGCGAACACACGGACAACAAGGCTGGCCATGACCAGCCCCCGTACCATGGCGTTCCGGCAAATGCGCTTCCGCTGACGGCCAGCGAGGACCGGCAGTGGGCCACGCTGGCGCACTTCGGCGGCATCCTGGGCTGCGTGCCCTCGCTGCTGATCTACCTCATCTTCAAGGACCGCGGCCCGTTCACGGCACAGGAATCCAAGGAAGCCCTCAATTTCACACTGCCGCCGACGATCGCCGCGGTGCTCGCCAATCTGCTGGTCTTCATCCCCGTGGTAGGCAACCTCTTTGCCGTGCTCGCCACCGTGATCTGGATCGCCGTGACCTGCTTCTCGGTGGCGGCAGGCATCCACGTCAACCGCGGCCAGCCGCACCGTTACGAGTTCAACCTGCGCTGGATCAAGTAGTCCGGGCCGGATCCAAAGACCCGTCCCCCACAACGTCTCCCAACAGCAGAACCGGCCGCTGCCCGTCAGGGCGTAGCGGCCGGCTCTTTGTGTGTCGTGGGAGGGTGCGGCCCGGGGCATGGTGCCGGGCCCGGGCAGAATGTCCCCGGCTTATTAGTCCGGCAGGATCCTGCGGACCACGGCGTCGGCCAGCAGCCGGCCCTTGAGTGTGAGGACCAGCCGCCCCTTGAAGGCGGCCGCGGGATCCACCAGGCCGTCGGCGATCAGCCCGGCGACGGCGTGCCGGCCCGTGTCGCCCAGGCCGCCGAGGCTCGGGATGTCGAGTCCGGAGTTCAGGCGGGCCTCGAGCATGACGCGTTCGACGTTGCGGGTTTCGGTGTCCAGCGTTTCGCGTCCGGCGGCGGGCGAAACACCGGCGCCGAGGCGGTTGGCGTAGGCGGTGGGGTGCTTGACGTTCCACCACCGCACGCCGCCGACGTGCGAATGCGCCCCTGGCCCGATGCCCCACCAGTCGTCCCCGCGCCAGTAGGCGAGGTTGTGCCGGCAGGCCTGTTCGGGGGTGCGGGACCAGTTGCTGACCTCATACCAGGCGAGCCCGGCGGCGGAAATCAGATCGTCGGCGAGTTCGTATTTGGCGGCGTGGTCGTCGTCGTCGATTTCCGGCACTTCGCCGCGCCGGATCTGCGCCGCAAGCTTGGTGCCGTCCTCGACAATCAGCGCGTATGCGCTGATGTGGTCGGGGGCGTAGGACAGCGCCGTCTCGAGCGAGTAGCGCCAGTCCTCCAGCGACTCCCCGGGCGTCCCGTAGATGAGGTCGAGGCTGACCGCGAGGCCCGCATCGCGGGCCCACCGCACCACCTCGGGCACCCGGCTGGGCGTGTGGGTGCGGTCCAGGACCTTCAGGACGTGCGGAACGGCCGACTGCATGCCGAAAGAGACCCGGGTGAACCCGGCGTCGGCCAGCAGCTGCAGGGATTCGGGGGTGACGGAATCCGGGTTGGCCTCCGTGGTCACCTCGGCGCCGGGCTGCAGGCCCCAGGCTCCGATCGCGGCGGTGAGGATGCGCGCCAGATCCTCCGCCGGCAGCAGCGTGGGCGTGCCGCCGCCAAAGAAGACGGTGCTCAGCGGCCGCTCGGGCAGGCCCGACGCCGCCAGGACGCGTCCGGCGAACTCCACCTCAGAGACCGCGGTGGCTGCGTAGGCGTCCTGCGACGCCCCGCCGCCGAGCTCGGTGGCAGTGTAGGTGTTGAAGTCGCAGTACCCGCAGCGGACGGCACAGAACGGGATGTGCACATAGAGCCCGAAGGCACGCTGATCCGCACCCTCGCCCGCCTGGGCGGGCAGGAGCCCGTCCGGCGGCGCGGGGTCGCCGAGGGGAAGAACGCTAGGCACGGGCCCGGCCCGCCGTCGCTGCGGCAGCAGTCATTACCAGCACCGCTACTTCTTGGCCTTGTCCTTGGACTCGTCCGTGGTCAGGGCTGCGATGAAGGCTTCCTGCGGGACCTCGACGCGGCCCACCATCTTCATGCGCTTCTTGCCTTCCTTCTGCTTTTCCAGCAGCTTGCGCTTCCGGGTGATGTCACCGCCGTAGCACTTGGCGAGGACGTCCTTGCGGATGGCGCGGATGCTTTCACGGGCGATGATCCTCGAGCCGATGGCAGCTTGGATGGGCACCTCGAACTGCTGCCGCGGGATAAGTTCGCGCAGCTTGCTGGTCATCATCACGCCGTAGGCATAGGCCTTGTCGCGGTGTGTGATCGCGGAGAACGCGTCCACCTGCTCGCCCTGGAGCATGATGTCCACCTTGACCAGGTCGGCCACCTGATCGCCGTCGGCCTTCCAGTCCAGGGACCCGTAGCCGCGGGTCTTGGACTTGAGGATGTCGAAGAAATCGAAGACGATTTCGGCCAGCGGCAGGCGGTACCGGATTTCCACCCGGTCCTCGGAGAGGTAGTCCATGCCGCCCATGACGCCGCGGCGGCTCTGGCACAGCTCCATGATGGCGCCGACAAACTCGTTCGGCGCCAGGATGGTGGCGGACACCATCGGCTCGCGGACCTCGGCGACTTTTCCGGTGGGGTACTCGCTGGGGTTGGTGACGTGGACGACCTTCTTGTCTTCCAGCGTCACCTCGTATTCCACGTTGGGGGCGGTGGAAATCAGGTCCAGGTTGTACTCGCGCTCGAGCCGCTCACGGGTGATTTCCAGGTGCAGCAGGCCCAGGAAGCCCACCCGGAAGCCGAAGCCCAGGGCGGCCGAGGTTTCCGGCTCGTACACCAGCGCGGCATCGTTGAGCATCAGCTTCTCGAGCGCATCGCGGAGCACCGGATAGTCCGTTCCGTCCAGCGGGTACAGGCCGGAGAAGACCATGGGCTTGGCGTCCGCGTAGCCGGGAAGGGAGTCGGTGGCCGGCTTGGCCAGGTTGGTGACGGTGTCGCCCACCTTGGACAGGCGGACGTCCTTCACACCGGTGATGAGGTAGCCCACTTCGCCGACGCCGAGGCCCTTGGAGGGGGTGGGTTCCGGGGAGCTCACGCCGATCTCCAGGAGTTCGTGCGTGGCGCGGGTGGACATCATCTGGATGCGTTCGCGCGGGTGCAGCATGCCGTCGACCACGCGGACGTAGGTGACCACGCCGCGGTAGGTGTCGTAGACCGAGTCGAAAATCATGGCGCGGGCGGGGGCATTCGGATCGCCCACGGGGGCCGGAAGGTCGCGGACGATCTTGTCCAGCAGGACCTCGACGCCCATGCCCGTCTTGCCGGAGACACGAAGGACGTCGTCCGGGTCGCCGCCGATCAGGTTGGCGAGTTCCGCCGCGTACTTCTCGGGTTGGGCTGCCGGGAGGTCGATCTTGTTCAGGACCGGGATGATCGTGAGGTTGTTTTCCATCGCCAGGTAGAGGTTGGCGAGGGTCTGGGCCTCGATGCCCTGGGCCGCGTCCACCAGCAGGATCGCACCTTCGCAGGCCGCGAGTGAGCGGGAGACCTCGTAGGTGAAGTCAACGTGCCCGGGGGTGTCGATCATGTTCAGCGCGTAGCTGACGCCGTCGAGCTCCCACGGCATGCGGACGGCCTGGGACTTGATGGTGATGCCGCGTTCGCGCTCAATGTCCATGCGGTCCAGATACTGGGCCTTCATGTCACGGGACTGGACAACGCCGGTGTACTGGAGCATCCGGTCGGCCAGTGTGGATTTGCCGTGGTCAATGTGCGCAATGATGCAGAAGTTCCGGATGATGGCCGGATCTGTTGCGGCGGGCACCGGGGCGGTGCGGGCCATGGGAGACACGCAGGGTCCTTACTGTTGGCATTACGGTTGGCTGTTCCACGGATCGGCGCGGATGCTGGTTTCCCATCCTGCGACGTGGCGCAATTCTGTTCCTATAGTCTCCCACGTCCGGGCCCGTGGCAGTGCATTACCGGTTTCCGTTGCGGACGCTGTTCGGTCCCCCGGATCCGCCGGGCGATTCCCCGTGCGCGGCGCAGTCCCCGGGCCTGTCGCCGCCAGACGCCTGCTACTTGCCTCAGTATGCTCTGCCGCCGCCTCCCCGCCCCACCCCGCCCCGCGCCGCCCACGCCCCGCCCCGCCCCACCCCGCCCCGTCTCGGCAGCGGTTGCCGGGTAAGGTTTCCCCATGGCTTGGAACTTACGCTCGATCGGCAACGCAGTCCGCGACGCGGTGCGCTTCCTGGACAAACTCGGCGGCACCGCACCGGGTACTACCCGCGGGCCGGCCGCAAAGCCGGCGGGAAAGGCGGCGGGCAAGCGGCGGCCGGCACCGCCCCGGCCCGGCGCTCCGACCCGCACCGCGGGTTCCGCCCCGGCCACCGGACTCACCGTCAAATATCCCGGCGACTTCCGCGGACGGGCAGCCGTCCATTATGCCCCTTCACCGAACGGCCGGCCCGAGCCTGGCGAGATCGTGTGGACCTGGGTGCCCTATGAAGAGGACCATTCCCAGGGCAAGGACCGGCCGGTACTGCTGGTGGGCACCACCGGCCGGTATCTGCTGGGCCTGATGCTGACAAGCAAGGACCACGACGGCGATTCCCGCCGTTCCGAGGACTACGTGGACATCGGCACGGGCCCCTGGGACCGCCAGGGCCGGCCCAGCGAGGCGAAGCTGGACCGGGTTCTGCAGATCAATGCGAAGGACATCCGGCGTGAAGGGGCGATCCTTGACGCGGGCCGCTTCAACCTCGTCGCCTCGGCCCTGCGGCAGCGCAACGGCTGGAGCTGACCGGCCAGCCGCCGGTGATGGCGGAGGATCGCCGCCGCAATCGTGTCTGCGGCGCCATCTCTGCTATTATTTACAGCTGTGTGTCCGTGCAGGTCGACGGCCACAGATGGTTGGTCGCCATAGGTATCCCCACGCCGCTCAGTCAATGGCCAATCTGAAAGCCCTCTAGACCATTTTCCGCATTGAAAAAGAGAGTTCACACGTGGCTAATATCAAGTCCCAGAAGAAGCGCATCCTGACCAACGAAAAGGCTCGCCTGCGCAACAACGCAGTCAAGTCCGAGCTGAAGACTGCCATCCGCGCCGTCAACACCGCCGTTGAGTCCACCGACAAGGATGCTGCATCTGCTGCTCTGCTTGCTGCCAGCCGTAAGCTGGACAAGGCTGTCAGCAAGGGCGTTCTTCACAAGAACAACGCTGCAAACCGCAAGTCCGCGATCTCCAAGAAGGTCAACGCACTCTAAGGTTTTCCAGTTCACCTGAACTGATGATTGTGGCCGGCACCCGATGGGTGCCGGCCACATCCAGTTAAACCGTGGTTGCTTCACAGAGTGCTGAAGCAACGCGGAGTCACCTTCGGCCCATTCCGGGGCCCAACATGGGCGCTAGGTGACCCCGCGACGCTTGGAGACGGCGGGACCTTCGGCGGGCTTTCGGGCGCACCGGGAACCCCGCAGGTCAACAACCGCGCGAGTCTGGAACGCGGTTTGTCTGGAACCACCTTTGTCTGGAACCCCGCCGGTCAGGAACCCCGGACTGAGG from Arthrobacter sp. NicSoilB8 harbors:
- a CDS encoding DUF3097 domain-containing protein, yielding MSYQNWGPQNLSAPAKTQLPEVPVERGMVLEEVQSGWVGAVTRVEKSGGMHVVALEDRRGKSRSFRLGFGFLLEGQPIRLMPPVPKKAAPAAGAGRTASGSVRVAGQRAQVARASRIWVEGKHDAELVEKVWGDDLRVEGIVVEPLHGIDDLAAAVAEFGPGPGRRLGVLVDHLVPDSKESRIADAVMASPGAAGNVLIVGHPYVDVWQAIRPAVLGIERWPVIPRGVDWKTGILTAFGWPHSTKEDIGLGWQKLLGAVHSYADLEASLLGRVEEVIDFLTVP
- a CDS encoding DUF4870 domain-containing protein; this encodes MADNAREHTDNKAGHDQPPYHGVPANALPLTASEDRQWATLAHFGGILGCVPSLLIYLIFKDRGPFTAQESKEALNFTLPPTIAAVLANLLVFIPVVGNLFAVLATVIWIAVTCFSVAAGIHVNRGQPHRYEFNLRWIK
- the hemW gene encoding radical SAM family heme chaperone HemW, giving the protein MPSVLPLGDPAPPDGLLPAQAGEGADQRAFGLYVHIPFCAVRCGYCDFNTYTATELGGGASQDAYAATAVSEVEFAGRVLAASGLPERPLSTVFFGGGTPTLLPAEDLARILTAAIGAWGLQPGAEVTTEANPDSVTPESLQLLADAGFTRVSFGMQSAVPHVLKVLDRTHTPSRVPEVVRWARDAGLAVSLDLIYGTPGESLEDWRYSLETALSYAPDHISAYALIVEDGTKLAAQIRRGEVPEIDDDDHAAKYELADDLISAAGLAWYEVSNWSRTPEQACRHNLAYWRGDDWWGIGPGAHSHVGGVRWWNVKHPTAYANRLGAGVSPAAGRETLDTETRNVERVMLEARLNSGLDIPSLGGLGDTGRHAVAGLIADGLVDPAAAFKGRLVLTLKGRLLADAVVRRILPD
- the lepA gene encoding translation elongation factor 4; amino-acid sequence: MSPMARTAPVPAATDPAIIRNFCIIAHIDHGKSTLADRMLQYTGVVQSRDMKAQYLDRMDIERERGITIKSQAVRMPWELDGVSYALNMIDTPGHVDFTYEVSRSLAACEGAILLVDAAQGIEAQTLANLYLAMENNLTIIPVLNKIDLPAAQPEKYAAELANLIGGDPDDVLRVSGKTGMGVEVLLDKIVRDLPAPVGDPNAPARAMIFDSVYDTYRGVVTYVRVVDGMLHPRERIQMMSTRATHELLEIGVSSPEPTPSKGLGVGEVGYLITGVKDVRLSKVGDTVTNLAKPATDSLPGYADAKPMVFSGLYPLDGTDYPVLRDALEKLMLNDAALVYEPETSAALGFGFRVGFLGLLHLEITRERLEREYNLDLISTAPNVEYEVTLEDKKVVHVTNPSEYPTGKVAEVREPMVSATILAPNEFVGAIMELCQSRRGVMGGMDYLSEDRVEIRYRLPLAEIVFDFFDILKSKTRGYGSLDWKADGDQVADLVKVDIMLQGEQVDAFSAITHRDKAYAYGVMMTSKLRELIPRQQFEVPIQAAIGSRIIARESIRAIRKDVLAKCYGGDITRKRKLLEKQKEGKKRMKMVGRVEVPQEAFIAALTTDESKDKAKK
- a CDS encoding type II toxin-antitoxin system PemK/MazF family toxin codes for the protein MAWNLRSIGNAVRDAVRFLDKLGGTAPGTTRGPAAKPAGKAAGKRRPAPPRPGAPTRTAGSAPATGLTVKYPGDFRGRAAVHYAPSPNGRPEPGEIVWTWVPYEEDHSQGKDRPVLLVGTTGRYLLGLMLTSKDHDGDSRRSEDYVDIGTGPWDRQGRPSEAKLDRVLQINAKDIRREGAILDAGRFNLVASALRQRNGWS
- the rpsT gene encoding 30S ribosomal protein S20, with amino-acid sequence MANIKSQKKRILTNEKARLRNNAVKSELKTAIRAVNTAVESTDKDAASAALLAASRKLDKAVSKGVLHKNNAANRKSAISKKVNAL